One stretch of Bacteroidota bacterium DNA includes these proteins:
- a CDS encoding bifunctional oligoribonuclease/PAP phosphatase NrnA, protein MIEQFTQLHEVFKSKQTFVITTHVNPDGDAIGSEVALALFLKDKGKKVTIINQSETPDNLLFLTKLFPMLTYNGNLDHHILNVDCFCVVDTNSPKRFSAMADTVQKSKAYKICIDHHLEQEHFADQYIVDTDVPATSELLYRIFISDNPNTITKPIAEALYAGIMTDTGSFKFPKTDSETHIITAHLLKCGVDPYAIYQHIYESGEINKLHLLGKALETIQVHNNGKIASMVLPRSIFSETHTNEADVDNLTQYVLSINKVVVGLVFVELVDGVKVSFRSKGDIAINIVAKQFGGGGHKNASGARLKNIGLQDAVTAVLDKTKEILL, encoded by the coding sequence ATGATTGAACAATTCACCCAACTGCACGAAGTTTTTAAATCCAAACAAACATTCGTTATAACAACTCACGTAAATCCTGACGGAGACGCAATCGGAAGCGAAGTAGCTTTGGCGTTATTCCTGAAGGATAAAGGGAAAAAAGTAACTATCATCAACCAGAGTGAAACACCAGACAATCTTCTCTTTTTGACAAAGTTATTTCCTATGCTGACATATAATGGAAATCTGGATCATCATATTCTTAATGTGGACTGTTTTTGCGTGGTGGATACTAATTCTCCAAAACGCTTTAGTGCCATGGCAGACACCGTGCAAAAAAGTAAAGCATATAAAATCTGTATAGACCATCACCTTGAACAAGAACACTTTGCTGATCAATATATTGTCGATACTGACGTTCCGGCCACGAGTGAATTACTCTATCGAATTTTCATCTCCGACAATCCCAATACGATCACAAAGCCAATTGCCGAAGCATTATATGCCGGCATAATGACTGATACAGGTTCATTTAAATTCCCCAAGACAGATTCTGAAACGCATATTATCACCGCCCATCTTTTAAAATGCGGAGTTGATCCATACGCTATCTATCAGCACATTTACGAAAGCGGCGAGATCAATAAACTCCACTTACTCGGTAAAGCATTGGAAACGATTCAAGTGCATAACAATGGGAAGATTGCTTCAATGGTTCTTCCCCGATCGATCTTCAGCGAAACACATACGAATGAAGCTGATGTGGACAATTTAACGCAGTATGTTCTGTCCATCAATAAAGTTGTTGTCGGACTTGTGTTCGTAGAACTTGTGGACGGTGTCAAGGTCAGTTTCCGGTCCAAAGGTGATATAGCAATCAATATTGTAGCAAAACAATTCGGCGGAGGCGGGCATAAAAATGCCTCTGGTGCTCGTCTAAAAAATATCGGACTGCAGGATGCAGTGACAGCAGTCTTAGATAAAACAAAAGAAATTTTACTTTAG
- a CDS encoding 2-oxoacid:ferredoxin oxidoreductase subunit beta, with amino-acid sequence MNTLVNGVTNQSTVATTKYTAKDFSSDQDVRWCPGCGDYSILAQVQRVMPDLNIPKEKIVFISGIGCSSRFPYYMNTYGFHSIHGRATAIASGLKIARPDLSVWVATGDGDGLSIGGNHMIHILRRNVDVNILLFNNQIYGLTKGQYSPTSEMGKITKSTPYGSVDMPFNPAALALGSGGTFVARSLDRDPKHMQTIIKRAAEHKGTSFVEIYQNCNVFNDGAFFVFTEKESKPDNVVFLEHGKPLVFGKESDKGIKLDGFSPVVVSLKDGSHSVNDLLVHNEKDSTLAFILANMTYNAELPRPVGIFLATDRPRYEVEMEKQIDSAISKRGKGSLEKLLNTGDTWVIQ; translated from the coding sequence ATGAACACTCTCGTAAATGGCGTTACCAATCAATCAACAGTGGCAACAACAAAATACACTGCTAAAGATTTCAGTTCGGATCAAGACGTGCGATGGTGTCCCGGTTGCGGCGATTACTCAATCCTCGCACAGGTACAGCGTGTGATGCCCGATCTGAACATTCCAAAAGAAAAAATTGTGTTCATTTCCGGAATAGGTTGTTCAAGTCGTTTCCCCTATTATATGAACACATACGGATTTCATAGTATCCATGGCCGTGCAACAGCAATCGCTTCCGGATTAAAGATAGCTCGCCCGGATTTGAGCGTTTGGGTTGCTACGGGCGACGGTGACGGTCTTTCTATCGGTGGTAATCATATGATTCATATCCTTCGCCGAAATGTTGATGTGAATATTTTATTATTTAACAATCAGATCTATGGATTGACCAAAGGCCAATACTCACCAACATCTGAAATGGGAAAAATAACAAAATCGACTCCATACGGATCAGTCGATATGCCGTTCAATCCAGCAGCATTAGCTCTTGGTTCAGGCGGTACATTTGTTGCACGTTCTTTGGATCGCGATCCGAAACATATGCAGACAATCATCAAACGGGCAGCAGAACATAAAGGTACATCGTTCGTCGAGATCTATCAAAACTGTAATGTATTCAATGATGGAGCGTTCTTTGTCTTTACGGAAAAAGAATCAAAACCCGACAATGTAGTATTTCTGGAACATGGCAAACCGCTGGTCTTTGGAAAAGAAAGTGATAAAGGAATCAAACTCGACGGCTTCTCTCCGGTTGTCGTTTCGTTAAAAGACGGAAGCCACTCGGTGAACGATCTTTTAGTTCATAATGAAAAAGATTCTACACTGGCGTTCATTTTGGCAAACATGACATATAATGCTGAATTGCCAAGACCAGTCGGGATATTCCTCGCAACAGATCGGCCCCGTTATGAAGTAGAAATGGAAAAACAGATCGATTCCGCCATCTCCAAACGAGGGAAAGGATCTCTTGAAAAATTGTTGAATACCGGAGATACGTGGGTTATTCAATAA
- a CDS encoding 2-oxoacid:acceptor oxidoreductase subunit alpha: MEKETRVLDEVTIRFAGDSGDGMQLTGGQFTNTSAAMGNDLSTLPDYPAEIRAPIGTTYGVSGFQIHFGATEINTPGDHCDVLVAMNAASLKVNLRSLIDGGIIIVNTDGFGDKNLKLAGYAQSPLSDGSLSKFQVFQVDITKLTNLALADMNLGQKIVDKTKNFFALGMMYWMFNRTLDNTTQWITEKFEKKPELIEANTRVMKAGWNYAETTDIFVVKYDVKPAPLTPGKYRNINGNQATALGFVAAAEKANLPLFLGSYPITPASDILHELSYFKNFGVKTFQAEDEIAGITSAIGAAFGGSLALTTTSGPGVALKTEAIGLAVMVELPLVIVNVQRGGPSTGLPTKTEQADLLQAVYGRNGEAPVPVIAASTPSGCFNAAFEASRIALKFMTPVMLLTDGYIANGSEPWLIPEVKDLKDISVKFRTDPDNYMPYLRDDVTLSREWAIPGTPGLEHRIGGLEKQDKTGNINYEPENHDKMIKLRASKIERIANDIPPAKVEGDEKGDVLVVGWGGTYGTIKTAVERKRKEGKSVSHLHLHYINPLPKNVGEILSQFKYVLVPEINLGQLIKILRDKFLVPAIGLNKVQGLPFRSIEIEQKIDEILGGKK; the protein is encoded by the coding sequence ATGGAAAAAGAAACTCGTGTTCTTGATGAAGTTACGATACGCTTTGCCGGAGATTCCGGTGATGGTATGCAATTGACTGGGGGTCAGTTTACCAACACTTCCGCTGCAATGGGAAATGATCTTTCAACGCTCCCGGATTATCCAGCTGAGATTCGGGCTCCTATCGGTACCACATACGGTGTCAGTGGATTCCAAATCCATTTCGGTGCAACGGAAATTAACACGCCTGGCGATCATTGCGACGTTCTTGTAGCAATGAATGCTGCATCACTGAAGGTGAATCTCCGTTCATTAATCGATGGTGGTATCATCATCGTCAACACCGACGGTTTTGGCGACAAAAATTTGAAACTTGCCGGATATGCGCAAAGCCCATTATCTGACGGTTCTCTTTCCAAATTTCAAGTCTTTCAAGTTGATATTACAAAACTGACGAATCTTGCACTTGCCGACATGAACCTTGGCCAAAAGATCGTCGACAAGACAAAGAACTTTTTTGCATTGGGTATGATGTATTGGATGTTCAATCGAACGTTGGACAATACCACACAATGGATCACGGAAAAATTTGAGAAAAAACCTGAACTGATTGAAGCGAATACTCGGGTAATGAAAGCCGGATGGAATTATGCTGAAACGACAGATATCTTCGTTGTAAAGTATGATGTAAAACCTGCCCCGCTCACTCCCGGTAAATATCGTAACATTAACGGTAACCAGGCCACCGCGCTCGGATTCGTTGCCGCTGCGGAAAAAGCAAATCTTCCACTCTTCCTCGGTTCGTATCCTATTACACCAGCGAGTGACATCCTGCATGAATTATCATATTTCAAAAATTTTGGCGTAAAGACATTTCAAGCTGAAGATGAGATCGCAGGAATCACAAGCGCTATCGGCGCAGCTTTTGGCGGTTCTCTTGCACTCACAACCACGAGCGGTCCTGGTGTTGCGTTGAAGACAGAAGCAATCGGTCTTGCAGTAATGGTAGAACTTCCTCTTGTTATTGTTAACGTTCAACGCGGCGGCCCAAGCACCGGTCTGCCGACGAAAACAGAACAAGCAGACCTTCTGCAAGCAGTCTATGGAAGAAATGGTGAAGCACCTGTCCCGGTAATTGCGGCTTCAACGCCAAGCGGTTGTTTTAATGCGGCATTTGAAGCATCACGTATCGCATTAAAGTTTATGACTCCAGTTATGCTTTTAACGGATGGTTACATAGCAAACGGTTCGGAACCATGGCTCATCCCTGAAGTAAAAGATCTTAAAGACATCTCTGTAAAATTCCGTACAGATCCGGATAACTATATGCCATATTTGCGTGATGATGTTACACTCTCCCGTGAATGGGCAATTCCCGGAACTCCCGGACTTGAACACCGCATCGGCGGCTTGGAGAAACAAGATAAGACCGGAAACATTAACTACGAACCGGAAAATCATGATAAGATGATTAAACTCCGTGCGTCGAAAATTGAACGAATCGCAAACGATATTCCCCCGGCAAAAGTCGAAGGAGATGAAAAAGGCGACGTATTGGTTGTTGGTTGGGGTGGTACGTATGGAACAATCAAAACTGCTGTCGAGAGAAAACGAAAAGAAGGAAAATCCGTTTCCCACTTACATCTTCATTATATTAATCCGTTACCAAAAAATGTTGGTGAGATTTTGTCACAATTTAAGTATGTCCTTGTTCCCGAAATTAATTTGGGGCAATTGATTAAAATTTTACGCGACAAATTTCTTGTCCCGGCAATCGGTCTGAATAAAGTTCAAGGGCTACCCTTCCGTTCGATTGAGATCGAACAAAAAATTGATGAGATCTTAGGAGGAAAAAAATAA
- a CDS encoding HAMP domain-containing sensor histidine kinase, which translates to MFRNLSISTKLFLTFVPIFIVGIAASIYLNNQYQEEQMQSQALESANEKALIVRESLVNMMVESQMVDDKYLEKVKHVANLHDLYIRIDTAKLRLAEDFMDSTRAARLAERVELANNKGEYDNQYGNQVLATGKQQWIRLGDDFKAMVPFVAEKKCQRCHDVQIGDVLGVAHLDFPLTKIIEANQKNSQRSAMISGGVAFFVILVGFIFFRSLVQSPLKKLEKATEEIGKGNMSDELALPSGNDEMGKLAQAFSQMRGALKQSQDAMRISTVGQVAASLVQDFRAPIKEIVNAIDEIKKSPIDEVKKNELLDDAKESAQLVNRMTQDLIDFTSGDIKVDKKLSSVGKLIRSVTTSIKPDLDKQGIKFDTNAKYDGQAIIDPERTARALDNIISYAANYVAAGGMIKLETDSDAGKLFIRIIDNGSGIPKAFQEKIFEPFVKVVQSGGVGLDLALAKKIIEKQGGKISLVSEEEKGTTYAITLPM; encoded by the coding sequence ATGTTCAGAAATCTTAGTATCTCAACAAAATTATTCCTCACGTTTGTTCCCATTTTTATTGTTGGGATTGCCGCCAGCATTTATCTGAATAATCAATATCAGGAAGAACAAATGCAGTCCCAAGCACTCGAGTCTGCAAATGAAAAAGCTCTAATAGTTCGTGAATCGTTGGTGAACATGATGGTAGAAAGTCAAATGGTGGATGATAAATATCTTGAGAAAGTAAAGCATGTGGCCAATCTTCATGATCTTTATATCAGGATAGACACTGCAAAACTGCGCCTTGCCGAAGATTTTATGGACAGCACTCGTGCTGCACGATTAGCAGAACGCGTAGAGTTGGCAAACAATAAAGGTGAATACGATAACCAATACGGCAATCAAGTTCTTGCAACAGGTAAGCAGCAATGGATCCGATTAGGCGATGACTTCAAAGCAATGGTTCCATTTGTGGCAGAAAAAAAATGTCAACGCTGCCATGATGTTCAGATCGGCGATGTTCTCGGTGTTGCACATCTTGACTTTCCCCTCACAAAGATTATTGAAGCAAATCAAAAGAACTCTCAACGTTCCGCTATGATCTCCGGCGGAGTTGCCTTCTTTGTTATTCTTGTCGGATTTATTTTCTTCCGCTCGCTCGTTCAGTCCCCATTAAAAAAATTGGAGAAAGCCACCGAAGAGATTGGTAAGGGAAATATGAGTGATGAACTAGCATTGCCGAGTGGAAACGACGAGATGGGAAAACTTGCGCAAGCATTTTCTCAAATGCGCGGAGCATTGAAGCAGAGTCAGGATGCAATGAGAATCTCCACCGTTGGCCAAGTTGCTGCATCGTTGGTTCAGGATTTTCGCGCTCCCATTAAAGAGATTGTTAATGCCATCGATGAGATTAAAAAATCTCCAATAGATGAAGTAAAGAAAAATGAATTGCTGGATGATGCAAAAGAATCTGCACAACTCGTCAACAGAATGACACAGGACTTGATCGATTTCACTTCCGGTGATATTAAGGTTGATAAAAAATTATCCAGCGTTGGGAAACTCATCCGATCCGTGACAACGAGCATCAAACCAGATTTAGATAAACAAGGGATCAAATTTGACACGAACGCAAAATATGATGGTCAGGCGATCATCGATCCAGAACGAACTGCCCGTGCACTTGATAATATTATTTCATATGCAGCAAATTATGTCGCAGCTGGAGGAATGATCAAACTTGAAACTGATTCCGATGCCGGGAAATTATTTATCAGAATCATCGATAACGGCAGCGGTATTCCAAAAGCATTTCAAGAAAAAATCTTCGAACCGTTCGTGAAAGTTGTTCAAAGTGGCGGGGTAGGACTTGATCTTGCCCTTGCAAAAAAGATTATTGAAAAACAGGGGGGCAAAATCTCCCTCGTCTCCGAAGAAGAAAAAGGAACAACCTACGCCATTACATTGCCAATGTAA
- a CDS encoding pirin family protein, whose protein sequence is MSIRPIKRIIPAKPTLEGAGVHLRRAFGFGNPSEFDPFLLLDDFRNDNPRDYLAGFPWHPHRGIETITYVLAGNVTHSDSLGNNGSLGAGDVQWMTAGSGILHQEMPQGDSVGRMHGFQLWANLPSSLKMTAPRYQDVNSKEIPLVTDDDGTQVRIICGDFWGKKGPVDGIAADPRYLDVFVPPGKRKTLKVETYRQAFAYIFEGTGTFREASAPQDTLRESLMPNGDERLEWSGNRSLILFDSGDEVTVQAGENGIRFLLVSGKPLKEPVAWGGPIVMNTQQELQHAFDELRNGTFIK, encoded by the coding sequence ATGTCTATTCGTCCTATTAAACGTATTATTCCAGCCAAACCTACTCTTGAGGGAGCCGGTGTGCATCTACGGCGCGCTTTTGGTTTTGGGAATCCGAGTGAATTCGATCCATTCTTATTATTGGATGATTTTAGGAATGATAATCCTCGTGATTATCTTGCCGGTTTTCCATGGCATCCGCACAGAGGAATTGAGACAATCACATATGTTCTTGCCGGAAACGTCACACACAGTGATAGTTTAGGAAATAATGGCTCGCTCGGTGCCGGTGATGTTCAATGGATGACTGCTGGAAGCGGAATTCTTCATCAAGAAATGCCACAAGGGGATTCTGTTGGAAGGATGCATGGATTTCAATTATGGGCAAATCTTCCATCATCATTAAAAATGACCGCGCCGCGTTATCAGGATGTGAATTCCAAAGAGATTCCATTAGTTACAGATGACGATGGAACACAAGTGCGGATAATCTGTGGTGATTTTTGGGGAAAGAAAGGACCAGTTGATGGAATCGCAGCCGATCCACGATATCTTGATGTTTTTGTACCACCGGGAAAAAGGAAAACATTGAAGGTGGAAACATATCGTCAAGCATTCGCCTATATTTTTGAAGGAACGGGAACATTTCGTGAAGCATCTGCGCCTCAAGACACGCTCAGAGAATCATTGATGCCGAATGGTGACGAACGCCTTGAATGGTCAGGAAATCGTTCCTTGATACTTTTTGATAGTGGAGATGAAGTGACTGTTCAAGCAGGAGAAAATGGAATTCGATTTTTGCTCGTTTCGGGAAAACCTCTGAAAGAACCTGTTGCGTGGGGTGGACCGATTGTGATGAATACGCAGCAGGAATTACAACATGCATTTGATGAGTTACGAAACGGGACGTTTATTAAATAG
- a CDS encoding argininosuccinate synthase — protein sequence MKKEKIAVAYSGGLDTSVIVKWLQEKYNADIITVTGNLGQKKELIGVPEKAYKSGAKKVFMQNLEKEFVYDYIFPALKAGALYEHSYPMATSLGRPLLAKALVDVAKRERCTAVAHGCTGKGNDQVRFEVAVMALAPELKVLAPLREWEFKSREEEVEYCQKHGIPVKATKDSPYSIDENIWGTSIECGILEDPMEVAPQDAYQRTVSPENAPDKPTYVTIEFKAGVPVGLNGKKMDGVSLIHKLNEIAGANGVGRLDLVENRLVGIKSREIYEAPAAVTLHFAHRELERLTLDKEVTHYKIKLANDYANIIYNGLWFSPLKKALDGFINETQKNVTGIVKVKLYKGNVEIAGRTSPFSLYDMKLATYTKEDTFDHTAAEGFIKIYGLPSKIYNRVNKEKFAKVKKALKRKK from the coding sequence ATGAAAAAAGAAAAAATTGCAGTTGCCTATTCCGGTGGACTTGATACATCGGTCATAGTAAAATGGCTTCAGGAAAAATATAATGCCGATATCATTACTGTCACAGGAAACCTTGGGCAGAAAAAAGAATTGATCGGCGTGCCGGAGAAAGCATATAAATCCGGCGCAAAAAAAGTATTCATGCAAAATCTTGAAAAAGAATTTGTGTATGATTACATCTTCCCCGCACTGAAAGCCGGTGCACTGTATGAACATTCTTATCCGATGGCAACTTCACTCGGCAGGCCGTTACTTGCAAAAGCACTTGTTGATGTTGCAAAACGTGAACGTTGCACAGCCGTTGCTCATGGTTGCACCGGAAAAGGAAATGATCAGGTCCGCTTTGAAGTAGCTGTTATGGCACTCGCTCCCGAATTAAAAGTGCTTGCACCGCTGCGCGAGTGGGAATTCAAATCGCGCGAAGAAGAAGTGGAATATTGCCAGAAGCACGGCATTCCTGTGAAAGCAACAAAGGACAGTCCATATTCGATCGATGAAAATATTTGGGGAACAAGCATCGAATGTGGCATTTTGGAAGATCCGATGGAAGTTGCACCGCAAGATGCATATCAACGCACTGTTTCTCCCGAAAACGCTCCTGATAAACCAACGTATGTGACGATTGAATTCAAGGCAGGCGTACCGGTAGGATTGAATGGCAAGAAAATGGATGGAGTATCGTTAATCCACAAATTGAACGAGATCGCTGGAGCAAATGGTGTCGGTCGTCTTGACCTTGTAGAAAACCGTTTAGTCGGAATTAAATCGAGAGAGATTTACGAAGCACCAGCCGCAGTCACACTGCATTTCGCTCATCGCGAACTGGAACGACTGACGTTGGATAAAGAAGTAACACATTACAAAATTAAATTGGCAAACGATTATGCTAACATCATCTACAACGGATTATGGTTTTCACCGCTGAAGAAAGCACTGGATGGTTTCATCAACGAAACACAGAAGAATGTGACAGGTATTGTTAAAGTGAAACTGTATAAAGGAAATGTTGAAATTGCCGGACGCACATCACCATTCTCGTTGTATGACATGAAACTTGCCACATATACAAAAGAAGATACATTCGATCACACAGCGGCTGAAGGATTTATCAAAATTTACGGATTACCTTCAAAAATCTATAATCGTGTGAATAAGGAGAAATTTGCAAAAGTGAAAAAAGCATTAAAGCGCAAAAAGTAA
- the argR gene encoding arginine repressor, whose amino-acid sequence MNKNQRQFIIKEILQDHDVANQEELVALLKKRGIIVTQATLSRDFAVLGIVRIHANGKQKYSLSANNEESSITPLVTHEVVGIESNESLIVVRTLPGRAGGVASYIDSMRNRMILGTLAGDDTVLVTPASVKKISTILKQLKEALFEKQ is encoded by the coding sequence ATGAATAAGAACCAGCGGCAATTCATCATCAAAGAGATTCTCCAAGATCACGACGTTGCCAATCAGGAAGAGCTTGTGGCATTGTTGAAAAAACGCGGGATTATTGTTACACAAGCAACTCTCTCTCGGGATTTTGCGGTATTGGGTATTGTTCGGATCCATGCAAACGGGAAGCAAAAATATTCTCTTTCCGCTAACAATGAAGAATCATCTATTACACCACTTGTCACCCACGAAGTTGTCGGAATTGAATCAAATGAATCGCTCATCGTTGTTCGTACTCTTCCCGGTAGAGCAGGAGGAGTTGCTTCCTATATCGATTCAATGCGTAATCGAATGATTCTGGGCACGCTCGCCGGGGATGACACTGTCTTAGTAACCCCTGCATCTGTTAAGAAAATTTCTACAATTCTAAAACAATTAAAAGAAGCACTGTTCGAAAAACAATAA
- the argF gene encoding ornithine carbamoyltransferase, translating into MNKDFISISDLSKDEVFELLTLADSLKTQKDVKPLVGKTVAMIFQKPSLRTRVSFEVGVIQLGGHAIFLTDEGVGLGVRESAADVANVLSRFNDAIVARVFNHQLLLDLSKFATVPVINALSDLSHPCQILADLYTIRQHGKLRDHVKVAYVGDGNNIVNSWLELSSIIPIHLTLAIPFGYEPDQTTFDRAKKANVSKIEIIRDPRSAVNKADVVYTDTWTSMGQEKEKTKRIFDFWEYQVNSSLLRQAKKDVIVMHCLPAHRGEEITDEALDGKQSVVNDQAENRLHIQKAIMAKLIGKM; encoded by the coding sequence ATGAATAAAGATTTTATCTCCATCTCAGATTTATCCAAAGACGAAGTGTTCGAACTTCTTACTCTTGCTGATTCCTTAAAGACTCAAAAAGATGTGAAACCTCTCGTAGGGAAAACGGTAGCCATGATTTTCCAAAAGCCGTCTCTTCGTACACGTGTGTCATTTGAAGTTGGTGTAATTCAACTTGGCGGACATGCTATCTTCCTTACGGATGAAGGGGTCGGACTTGGCGTTCGGGAATCAGCAGCGGATGTTGCAAATGTTTTGTCTCGATTTAATGATGCTATTGTTGCTCGCGTGTTCAATCACCAACTATTGCTGGATCTTTCAAAATTTGCCACAGTTCCGGTGATTAATGCTCTTTCTGATCTGTCTCACCCTTGTCAGATTTTAGCTGATCTTTATACCATTCGTCAGCATGGAAAGCTGCGAGACCATGTAAAGGTGGCTTACGTGGGCGATGGAAATAATATTGTGAATTCATGGCTTGAACTTTCTTCGATTATTCCAATTCACCTGACTTTAGCAATTCCATTCGGGTACGAACCGGATCAAACTACTTTTGATAGAGCCAAAAAGGCAAACGTCAGCAAGATTGAAATCATCCGCGATCCGCGTAGTGCCGTAAACAAAGCAGATGTTGTGTACACCGACACCTGGACAAGTATGGGACAAGAAAAAGAGAAGACAAAACGGATCTTTGATTTCTGGGAATATCAAGTAAATTCATCTCTTCTTCGACAGGCGAAGAAGGATGTTATCGTAATGCATTGCCTTCCTGCCCATCGCGGTGAAGAAATCACGGACGAAGCGTTAGACGGAAAACAATCTGTGGTGAATGATCAAGCGGAAAACCGTCTGCATATTCAAAAAGCAATCATGGCAAAGTTGATCGGAAAAATGTAA
- the argB gene encoding acetylglutamate kinase gives MSQSKEEILIEALPYIQKYEGKTFVVKYGGAAQTETELKQRFAKDVTILKKIGINIVIVHGGGKEITDTAYKLGIETQFVNGHRFTDKKMVDVVQMVLAGKINKEIVNLINQNDGEAVGISGVDNNLLIAEKYLEDGQDIGLVGKIVDVNTSFLHMFLSNKLMPVIAPFGVGTDGTIFNVNADLAAAAVASALKAEKLVYLSDVEGVIANKQLVSTLTEQNARELFGDGIISGGMIPKVKSAFSTLHAGVKKVHMIDGRKKHSLLLEIFTDEGIGTELVL, from the coding sequence ATGTCCCAATCTAAAGAAGAAATACTGATCGAAGCTCTTCCCTACATTCAAAAGTATGAGGGGAAAACATTTGTCGTAAAGTACGGCGGTGCAGCGCAGACAGAAACCGAACTGAAGCAGCGATTTGCAAAAGATGTTACGATTCTGAAAAAGATCGGAATCAATATCGTAATCGTACATGGCGGCGGGAAAGAGATTACCGATACGGCTTATAAACTCGGGATTGAAACTCAGTTTGTGAACGGACATCGATTCACCGATAAAAAAATGGTTGATGTTGTTCAAATGGTCCTTGCGGGTAAGATTAATAAAGAGATTGTCAATCTTATTAATCAAAATGACGGAGAAGCTGTCGGTATTAGCGGTGTCGATAACAACCTGTTGATTGCAGAAAAATATTTAGAAGATGGACAGGATATCGGTCTCGTGGGAAAAATTGTCGATGTAAATACCTCATTCCTTCACATGTTTTTGTCCAATAAACTGATGCCAGTCATTGCACCTTTTGGAGTCGGCACCGATGGAACAATTTTTAACGTTAACGCAGATCTCGCTGCCGCAGCGGTTGCCTCAGCCTTAAAAGCTGAAAAATTGGTCTATCTGAGCGATGTAGAAGGTGTTATCGCAAACAAACAGCTTGTCTCTACGCTGACGGAACAAAATGCGCGCGAATTGTTTGGCGATGGAATTATCAGTGGCGGAATGATCCCAAAAGTAAAATCGGCATTCTCAACACTCCACGCCGGAGTAAAAAAAGTGCATATGATTGATGGACGAAAAAAACACTCCCTTCTCCTTGAAATATTTACGGATGAAGGTATCGGAACGGAATTAGTTTTGTAA